The Geoalkalibacter subterraneus genome contains the following window.
CTGCGACAAAAAGCTTTTCCATGCCGGCGCGGTCTTCCAGGCTCATCTGCACAAAGCGAAAACCGGGCTGGCCGTCAAGCTGCGCGAGACGGGCCTGCTTGAGACTGACCTCGTAGTAATCGTTGAGGTTGTCGAGGCCGACGACCTGGTCGCCGCGGGCGAGGAGGCGGTTGGTAAGGTGGAATCCGATAAAGCCGGCAGCACCGGTGACGAGAATTTTGGACATTTGGGGGCTCCTTAGGAGATGGGACGCGGAACGCGAAAATCTTAAAGCTTTTGACCTTCTCGTTCCTCGTCCCGCGTCCCGCGTCCCTTTTTTTTCAAGACCTCAACCTCAAATTCGCCTTAATCTGCTCCCAGCGCTGCCGGTCTTCTCCCTCGAGATTGCGACCGAATTCGCGCATGAAGGCGACGAGCACGGAGAGGAAACCGACCGCAAAGGTGGCGAGGAGGACCATGAGGGCACGCTTGGGCTTGCTTTTGCGGTCGGGGGGAAAGGCTTCGTCAAGAACCTGAAAACGTGACGTATTTTTGGCCTCTTCGATCTTGGCCACTTCCAGCTGCCTGGTGAGCAGCTCGTAGAGCGTCTCCTGAACTTTGAAGTCGCGCATCAGACGGACATACTGCAGGCCTAGCTCGGGGACTTCGGAGGTGGAGATAAAGATATCTTCCGGCACGCGCTGGCCCTCGGGGGATTCCTCCAGGCGGCGGATCTGCTCCTTGAGCTGGGCAATACTTTCGCGCAGGGACTTGACCTGGGGGTTCTGTTCGGTCTGGTAGGAGAGCGCAACGCCGAGTTCCACTTCGCGGCTGGCGAGCTGCCCCCTCAGGCGGGAGATGGCTTCGATGATGGTCTGGACCTGCTCGTCGATCTTGATCGCCTTGTTTTCCTGCTGGAAATTCTTCAGGCGCTCTTCCGCGGTGATCAGGTCGGTTTCGACGACCGCAAGGCGCCCCTCAAGAAATTGGCGTTCACGCCCGGCGCTGTCGAGGTTAAGGCGCACATTGAGGGCCTTGAGCTCTTCCACGTAGGCGTTGGCCATATCGGAGGCCAGCCTCGGATCCTCATCATCGACGCTGATAGTGAGAATCCCGTCGGTCTTGCCAACGTTGAACTGGGCCTTGTCATTGAGGTTTTTATAGGCATCGGACCGGGTTTCCCACTCGAACCGCTCCATCAGGTCGAAGCGTTCGATAATGCGGTCGGCAATGGCGC
Protein-coding sequences here:
- a CDS encoding GumC family protein, with the translated sequence MTEDQKNFKSTPDLAPPEPDDEINLLDLLLVLVRNKWLIIGSCAVTFILACIYTLTLPNIFTANARLLPPQKESSGLSSMLGNMGGLAAMAGISAGGGSGELYVGMLQSRAIADRIIERFDLMERFEWETRSDAYKNLNDKAQFNVGKTDGILTISVDDEDPRLASDMANAYVEELKALNVRLNLDSAGRERQFLEGRLAVVETDLITAEERLKNFQQENKAIKIDEQVQTIIEAISRLRGQLASREVELGVALSYQTEQNPQVKSLRESIAQLKEQIRRLEESPEGQRVPEDIFISTSEVPELGLQYVRLMRDFKVQETLYELLTRQLEVAKIEEAKNTSRFQVLDEAFPPDRKSKPKRALMVLLATFAVGFLSVLVAFMREFGRNLEGEDRQRWEQIKANLRLRS